The following are encoded together in the Echeneis naucrates chromosome 9, fEcheNa1.1, whole genome shotgun sequence genome:
- the setbp1 gene encoding SET-binding protein has protein sequence MEPKDLVGSARPKEVELQGGRVGPNEEDQEGARGIGLVCNDDVINGAISEGEGLEEQGEGLLEEQEFSIKEASFQEGSLKLKIQTTKRTKKPPKSLENYICPPEIRMTIRPQVGEGKVGRQGRAGGGTGPGRGQKDEERGPPRKRTYERQFRMPEQREGGLLQLLGDHTPPKHQLRSSLLPAHTLSHAQQNTQHTLTQQVQHTHAHQHQINPDWITSTAPTVSPANPTDSEPARDLAGASRSTLLDPTQPFSRTAARSPSPQRSLTPDLQLPVVTDASILNLTSLSRGRGLQEVSEQLFGNIKRKYGRKDSQRMHYNPHSADTPWGRQTEKGSESPSNSEERQKYRQEETAERFHEEREERRKEERERTIAGRRGDEEDRGLHTLSEDGKGRKRRRRPSFDESFSIEELSQQRQDPDTTEKHQPGPPEPKVAHKMETHKNDSRLMSQADVSGEKTEKVERADKGDKREKGERADRAERGETVTSGTDPESALSANRMKKNPLGRPKMSTESLKHRESIHNLINKPSLNTNPRLPSPNPSPSPRASISPSPSPKPRANISPIPSPRPRAALSPSPSHSTSSTASSRASKAKDRWSYLKAKSHASLMSPQRENRHSPSALTDPPSAFPITPSSPLYTNTDSLTVHTPVKRKRGRPKKQPLLTVETIHEGTSTSPPSPLAQETSAMLNRRKKTHTLNTLMQMTSTSTSANSNSLKLKRGRGYSRPVNKLKLGKMQSILNEILSGTSPNGTLALKSSSSPVTSAMSAMASTIEARLGKQINVSKRGTIYIGKKRGRKPRAETQGSNLPQTTRDKPPMSVSTSLYENPVVPSSSPCSSAPSMRASHSDATMPSLQPISALPSKTPSRGFLSGGWKLSPPRLLANSPSHLSEGASVKEVTLSPISESHSEETIPSDSGIGTDNNSTSDQTEKGPASRRRYSFDLCGFEAVEAAALEASNRGSRTRCERQVTAVDNFLSQQEKKQKHHRRKRKCLQSRDHLHFLSELEEVVLKLQQLRVSHRRYTCYPQHPYPSIFRLNFHHYYPVTYDSYPCDSSSYLRRSADLKAKRRRGRPAKASEPITSKLPFVQGYGYPLAGGNFYAPYAMPYASPLSLGYFPPAPPFYLPHHSLGPAPPSPFMRPAVPPPKAFHSSGHSKLQPGAKLRSATGPLQGPSVRGEGLGGLGSGSAGSLAGVRIHKRKHKHKHKHKDEPLLSPRDRQELGGLFSGAKTTARLSMLSDRRDPSSQGSSKHLEKQRVSVRGSSLGSSLGMFESDQLSTHSLADSQFRSRQTGQPINSFMSSYSSQSQRSESASDLFLGSREDDCSGRSRKTRLAVFGEQGLMSFQTARQEPGQMNKCSSPSLTGVPSKRRYKRREVEQIQKDVRRMHSLNFEHVQKILRAKRLQRQAKTGNNVIKRRPGRPRKQPLEESEPTNRREEDRADGRGLDILASRRGDGRTLGMPVLERCDDLPGRQSLRPNLSPEPLEFSNHDSISATIETVVHQARSVTPLAKGGKRRGRGHSRDELWAPSSQ, from the exons ACATATGAGCGCCAGTTCAGAATGcctgagcagagagaaggaggccTGCTGCAACTACTGGGGGATCACACACCGCCCAAACACCAGCTTCGCAGCTCCCTCcttccagcacacacactctcacatgcACAGCAGAACACGCAGCACACCCTCACACAGCAAGTCCAACACACGCATGCTCATCAACACCAAATCAATCCGGACTGGATCACGTCTACGGCACCTACTGTGTCCCCAGCCAATCCTACAGATTCTGAGCCGGCCAGAGACTTGGCAGGAGCCAGTAGGAGCACTTTGCTTGACCCAACCCAACCTTTCTCACGAACAGCGGCACGAAGCCCCTCACCTCAGAGATCCCTGACTCCAGACCTGCAGTTGCCAGTGGTTACAGATGCTAGTATTCTCAACTTGACCTCTCTCAGCAG GGGCAGGGGCTTGCAAGAGGTCAGCGAACAGCTCTTTGGAAACATCAAGAGGAAGTATGGCAGAAAAGACTCCCAGAGGATGCACTATAACCCTCACAGTGCTGATACACCTTGGggaagacaaacagagaaaggatCAGAAAGCCCAAGTAACTCAGAGGAGAGGCAGAAGTACAGGCAAGAAGAGACAGCTGAGCGGTTCCACGaggaaagggaggaaaggagaaaggaggaaagagaacGAACAATCgctgggaggagaggagatgaagaagacaGGGGGTTGCACACGCTGTCAGAGGATggcaaaggaaggaaaaggcGGAGGAGGCCCTCTTTTGACGAGTCATTTTCTATAGAGGAGCTATCACAGCAAAGACAAGACCCTGACACTACTGAAAAACACCAGCCTGGGCCCCCAGAACCCAAAGTAGCACATAAGATGGAGACTCATAAAAATGATTCTCGACTCATGAGTCAGGCCGATGTCAGtggagagaagacagaaaaggtAGAGAGAGCAGATAAGggagataaaagagaaaaaggagaaagagcagACAGGGCAGAAAGAGGGGAGACAGTTACGAGTGGGACTGACCCAGAGTCAGCTCTGAGTGcaaacagaatgaaaaagaaCCCTCTGGGACGTCCTAAGATGAGCACAGAGTCCCTCAAACACAGAGAATCAATTCATAATCTCATCAACAAACCCAGTCTTAATACCAATCCAAGACTTCCTAGTCCGAATCCCAGCCCCAGTCCCAGGGCCAGCATAAGTCCAAGCCCCAGCCCTAAACCCAGGGCTAACATCAGCCCTATTCCCAGCCCAAGACCCAGGGCAGCCCTGAGTCCAAGCCCCAGCCACAGCACCAGCTCCACGGCCAGTTCAAGAGCAAGCAAGGCCAAGGACCGATGGTCCTACCTGAAAGCTAAAAGCCATGCCAGCCTCATGTCGCCCCAGAGAGAGAACCGGCATAGTCCCTCGGCCCTAACCGACCCACCATCAGCCTTTCCCATCACCCCCTCCAGTCCCCTTTATACCAACACTGACAGCCTGACAGTCCACACACCAGTTAAGAGGAAACGAGGGCGCCCCAAGAAACAGCCACTCCTAACAGTGGAGACTATCCATGAGGGTACCTCTACTTCTCCTCCAAGCCCACTCGCACAGGAAACATCTGCAATGCTGAATCGTAggaagaagacacacacactaaacacatTAATGCAAATGACATCCACAAGCACCAGCGCCAATTCTAACAGTCTGAAACTAAAGCGTGGCAGGGGCTACTCCAGGCCAGTGAACAAGCTGAAGCTTGGGAAAATGCAAAGCATCCTGAATGAGATCCTTTCAGGTACCAGTCCGAATGGCACCCTAGCCCTGAAGTCATCCTCTTCCCCTGTTACCTCAGCTATGAGTGCCATGGCATCCACCATTGAGGCTCGGTTGGGAAAACAGATTAATGTCAGCAAGAGAGGAACTATCTACATTGGCAAGAAGAGAGGGCGGAAACCAAGAGCAGAAACCCAAGGCTCCAACCTCCCTCAGACCACTAGGGACAAGCCCCCCATGTCTGTCTCCACCAGTCTCTATGAGAACCCTGTAGTGCCTTCCTCATCTCCCTGCTCCAGTGCTCCATCCATGAGAGCCAGCCACTCTGATGCCACGATGCCCAGCCTGCAGCCCATCTCTGCTCTGCCCTCCAAGACACCGAGCAGGGGTTTCCTCTCTGGGGGGTGGAAACTGTCTCCTCCACGTCTCCTGGCCAATTCACCCTCTCACTTGTCAGAGGGAGCGTCAGTGAAGGAGGTAACCCTTTCCCCCATCAGTGAGTCCCACAGTGAGGAGACTATTCCAAGTGACAGCGGGATTGGGACAGATAACAACAGCACCTCAGATCAAACTGAGAAGGGTCCTGCCTCCCGACGCAG GTACTCATTTGATCTGTGTGGGTTTGAGGCTGTGGAGGCAGCAGCCCTGGAAGCATCCAACAGGGGCAGCAGAACACGCTGTGAGAGGCAAGTCACCGCTGTTGACAACTTCTTgtcacaacaggaaaaaaagcaaaagcatcaTCGGCGGAAGAGGAAGTGCTTACAGAGCAGGGatcatcttcattttctctctgagcTGGAAGAG GTTGTATTAAAGCTCCAACAGCTGCGAGTGTCCCACCGAAGGTACACCTGCTACCCTCAGCACCCATATCCCTCAATATTCCGTCTCAACTTCCATCATTACTATCCAGTTACCTATGACTCCTACCCATGCGATTCCAGCTCGTACCTCCGCAGGAGTGCCGATCTGAAGGCAAAGAGGAGACGCGGTCGTCCAGCCAAAGCCAGCGAGCCAATCACGTCAAAGCTGCCTTTTGTTCAAGGATATGGTTATCCGCTGGCAGGGGGAAATTTCTATGCACCATATGCGATGCCTTACGCATCTCCTCTGAGTCTGGGCTACTTTCCCCCTGCTCCCCCCTTTTACCTGCCTCACCACTCTCTAGGACCTGCACCTCCATCTCCCTTCATGAGGCCTGCTGTCCCCCCGCCCAAGGCTTTCCACTCCAGTGGACACTCTAAGCTCCAGCCAGGGGCCAAGCTTCGCAGCGCTACTGGCCCACTCCAGGGGCCCTCTGTAAGAGGAGAGGGCCTCGGGGGCCTGGGTAGTGGCAGCGCAGGTAGTCTTGCAGGAGTTCGCATCCATAAGAGgaagcacaagcacaaacatAAGCACAAGGATGAACCCCTCCTCTCACCACGAGACCGACAGGAGTTGGGTGGGCTTTTCAGTGGAGCCAAGACCACTGCACGTCTCAGCATGCTGAGTGACAGGAGAGACCCGTCCAGTCAGGGCTCTTCAAAGCATCTGGAGAAGCAGAGGGTCAGTGTTAGAGGCTCAAGCCTGGGATCCAGCTTAGGGATGTTTGAGTCGGACCAGCTGTCCACACACTCTCTTGCTGACAGCCAGTTCCGCTCCCGTCAGACTGGACAGCCAATAAACAGCTTCATGAGCAGCTACAGTAGCCAATCGCAGCGATCGGAATCAGCGTCTGACCTCTTCTTGGGGTCACGGGAGGACGATTGTAGTGGGAGGAGCAGGAAGACGAGGCTCGCTGTGTTTGGAGAGCAGGGCTTAATGTCATTCCAAACTGCCAGGCAGGAACCGGGACAGATGAACAAGTGCTCCAGTCCCTCCCTCACTG GTGTTCCCAGTAAGCGGAGGTATAAACGTCGTGAAGTGGAGCAGATCCAGAAGGACGTCAGGAGAATGCATTCTTTGAACTTTGAGCATGTGCAGAAGATCCTCCGTGCCAAGCGCCTGCAGCGACAAgccaaaacaggaaacaatgtCATCAAAAGACGGCCTGGACGGCCCCGTAAGCAGCCCCTAGAGGAATCAGAACCGACTAATAGGAGAGAGGAAGATCGGGCTGATGGTCGGGGTTTGGACATTTTGGCCAGTAGGAGAGGTGATGGGAGGACTCTGGGGATGCCCGTCCTGGAGAGGTGTGATGACCTGCCAGGTAGGCAGAGCCTCAGGCCAAACTTGAGCCCCGAGCCACTGGAGTTCTCCAATCACGATTCAATCTCAGCAACAATTGAGACAGTGGTGCATCAAGCCCGCTCTGTGACTCCACTGGCCAAAGGAGGAAAACGCAGAGGCAGGGGCCACAGCAGGGACGAATTATGGGCTCCTTCCAGTCAATAG